In one window of Haloimpatiens sp. FM7315 DNA:
- a CDS encoding response regulator transcription factor, translated as MKNILILGNELELAKIVKVYLKSNGYKVHSTKNIKKSIQLLKKYIVQLVIIDALSLNISSLEVCKLLRKSSDVYIYVYCESIEEGIECLKAGADDYF; from the coding sequence ATGAAAAATATATTAATTCTAGGTAATGAATTGGAACTGGCTAAAATAGTGAAAGTGTATTTAAAGTCCAATGGATATAAAGTACATTCCACAAAAAACATAAAAAAGTCAATTCAATTATTAAAAAAATATATTGTTCAGCTAGTTATTATAGACGCATTATCTCTTAATATTAGCAGTTTAGAAGTTTGCAAACTATTAAGAAAAAGTTCTGATGTGTATATATATGTATATTGCGAGTCTATAGAAGAGGGAATTGAATGTCTTAAAGCTGGGGCTGATGATTATTTTTGA
- a CDS encoding methyltransferase domain-containing protein, with product MEEKPLQLINIGAFAKKSGVTLRTLRYYDNIDLLKPSSYNNKGERFYDRRDFAKLQKILTLKFIGFSLDEIKKIIMYDMNDKDFKKSLEIQRNIVERKIQHTCMVAKAIDDTLEMLNYNKEVNWDKFTNIINVLNMDNKLLEQYENASNLRARIRIHDELSENKYGWMKWYFDRLLTIPKEVKILELGCGDASLWVKNLGRIPSEWDITLTDFSKGMLDDAKINLKRSSKKFKFKIVDVQNIPFEDSSFDVIIANHMLYHVEDIERAFSEMNRVLKSKGYFYASTVGENHMSALRDLMLEFGSEKINSNSWDNTSKFQLENGFDIINRYFKDSKLEKYKDSLKITKAEPLVDYIFSMPGNVREKFDEKSLKELLSFLNKKIKQEKGIHILKDTGLFIGRKY from the coding sequence ATGGAAGAAAAGCCTCTACAGCTCATAAATATAGGTGCTTTTGCAAAGAAGTCAGGGGTAACTTTAAGAACATTAAGGTATTATGACAACATAGACCTTTTAAAACCTTCTAGCTATAACAATAAAGGTGAAAGGTTTTATGATAGAAGGGATTTTGCAAAACTACAAAAGATATTGACCTTAAAATTTATAGGATTTTCTTTAGATGAAATTAAAAAAATAATTATGTACGATATGAATGACAAAGATTTTAAGAAGTCATTAGAAATTCAAAGAAATATTGTGGAAAGAAAGATACAGCACACTTGTATGGTAGCAAAGGCAATAGATGACACCTTAGAGATGCTAAATTATAATAAAGAGGTAAACTGGGATAAGTTTACAAATATTATAAATGTGCTAAATATGGATAATAAGTTATTAGAACAATATGAAAATGCATCAAATTTAAGGGCTAGAATCAGAATACATGATGAGCTAAGTGAAAATAAATATGGATGGATGAAATGGTATTTTGACAGGCTTTTGACTATACCTAAAGAAGTCAAGATTCTTGAACTTGGATGTGGCGATGCAAGTTTATGGGTTAAAAATTTGGGTAGAATACCTAGTGAGTGGGATATTACCCTTACGGATTTTTCCAAAGGCATGCTAGATGATGCGAAAATAAATTTAAAGAGGAGTTCTAAAAAATTTAAGTTTAAGATTGTGGATGTTCAAAATATACCTTTTGAAGATAGTAGCTTTGATGTAATTATTGCAAACCACATGTTATATCACGTAGAAGATATTGAAAGAGCTTTTTCCGAGATGAATAGGGTGCTTAAAAGTAAAGGCTATTTTTATGCATCTACAGTAGGTGAAAATCATATGTCAGCTTTAAGGGATCTTATGTTAGAATTTGGGTCTGAAAAAATCAATTCAAATAGCTGGGATAATACATCAAAATTTCAACTGGAGAATGGTTTTGACATTATTAATAGATATTTTAAGGATTCAAAACTTGAAAAATATAAAGATAGTTTAAAAATAACTAAAGCAGAACCACTTGTTGATTATATATTTTCAATGCCTGGTAATGTTAGAGAAAAGTTTGATGAGAAAAGCCTTAAAGAACTTTTAAGTTTTTTAAATAAAAAAATAAAACAAGAGAAGGGAATTCACATTTTGAAAGATACAGGGCTTTTTATTGGAAGAAAATATTGA
- the lepB gene encoding signal peptidase I, with translation MKKKIKEIFKYVIMFSLIISVKCIVVDVANVQGISMKPTLNNNSPSDRVIMLRTSKITKDYKRGEIVVFKPYESSKELYIKRIIALPLDKVEISNGKVYVNNNLLNENYLSEFTVTEPQMKLVVPKGELFVLGDNRENSKDSRSIGTISKNKIIGEAVFRFNLFKLSLNKLEN, from the coding sequence ATGAAGAAAAAAATAAAAGAAATATTTAAATATGTTATTATGTTTTCTTTAATAATTTCAGTAAAATGCATTGTAGTTGATGTAGCTAATGTACAAGGGATTTCTATGAAGCCTACATTAAACAACAATAGTCCATCAGATAGGGTTATTATGCTAAGAACAAGTAAAATTACTAAGGATTATAAAAGAGGAGAAATTGTAGTTTTTAAACCTTATGAAAGTAGTAAAGAACTTTATATTAAAAGAATTATTGCTTTGCCTTTGGATAAGGTTGAAATAAGTAATGGAAAAGTATATGTAAATAATAATTTATTAAATGAAAATTATTTGTCCGAGTTCACAGTAACAGAACCCCAAATGAAATTAGTAGTGCCTAAGGGAGAATTGTTTGTTTTAGGAGATAACAGGGAAAATAGTAAGGATAGCAGAAGTATAGGAACTATTAGTAAAAATAAAATAATAGGAGAGGCAGTTTTTAGATTCAATTTATTTAAGCTGTCTTTAAATAAATTAGAAAATTGA
- the pflB gene encoding formate C-acetyltransferase, with the protein MFKQWEGFNLGHWTEEIDVRDFIQKNYKLYEGDKNFLVGTTEKTKKLWNECYELIIKEMKEGIIDVETSKFSGIDNFEAGYIDKDNEVIVGLQTDAPLKRIMNPYGGLRMVEQSLDAYNFKMKDGLEESFSEYRKTHNQGVFDAYTKETRTARTVGLLTGLPDAYGRGRIIGDYRRIALYGMDYLIEQKKQDLKNIKGFATEEIIRDREEVSEQIRAMVKIKNMAAKYNIDISEPAKNAREAVQFLYLGYLAAVKENNGAAMSLGRNTAFLDIFIEKDLEQRLITEAEAQELIDQLVMKLRLVRHLRTPEYNDLFAGDPNWITESIGGISLNGESFVTKTSYRFLHTLTNLGPAPEPNMTILWSERLPENFKKYCAEMSIKTDSIQYENDDLMRNIYGDDYAIACCVSAMQIGKQMQFFGARANLAKSLLYAINGGIDEKKKTKTGDLIKVIPGIAKMNDEVLDYKKVKESYWKVIEYVAKLYVNTMNTIHFMHDKYAYEAGQMALHDTSFHRFMAFGVAGLSVAADSLSAIKYAKVKPIRNEDGIAVDFEIQGDFPKYGNDDDRADDFAVELIKKFSSELKKYPTYRNAEHTLSALTITSNVVYGKKTGSTPDGRKVGEPLAPGANPMHGRDENGALASLNSVSKIPYREWCQDGISNTFSIVPDALGKDEDSRINNLASLLDGYFGRHAFHLNVNVFNRETLIDAMENPDKYPTLTIRVSGYAVHFNRLTKEQQKEVIMRTFHEQI; encoded by the coding sequence ATGTTTAAACAATGGGAAGGTTTTAATTTAGGACATTGGACAGAAGAAATAGATGTACGAGACTTTATACAAAAGAACTATAAATTATATGAAGGCGACAAAAACTTCTTAGTAGGCACTACTGAAAAAACTAAAAAATTATGGAACGAATGTTATGAACTTATAATAAAAGAAATGAAAGAGGGAATAATTGATGTAGAAACTTCAAAATTCTCAGGTATAGATAACTTTGAAGCTGGCTACATTGATAAAGATAATGAAGTTATAGTAGGACTACAAACAGATGCCCCACTAAAAAGAATAATGAACCCTTATGGCGGACTTAGAATGGTAGAACAATCATTAGACGCATATAACTTTAAAATGAAAGATGGTCTTGAAGAATCTTTTAGCGAATATAGAAAAACTCACAACCAAGGTGTTTTTGACGCTTATACAAAAGAAACTAGAACAGCTAGAACTGTTGGATTATTAACCGGTCTTCCTGATGCTTATGGCAGAGGTAGAATAATAGGTGATTATAGAAGAATTGCTTTATATGGTATGGATTACTTAATTGAACAAAAGAAACAAGATTTAAAAAATATAAAAGGATTTGCAACTGAAGAAATAATCAGAGATAGAGAAGAAGTTTCTGAACAAATTAGAGCAATGGTTAAAATAAAAAATATGGCAGCTAAATACAATATAGATATTAGTGAACCTGCAAAAAATGCTAGAGAGGCTGTTCAGTTTCTATACTTAGGCTATCTTGCCGCTGTAAAAGAGAACAACGGTGCTGCAATGTCTCTTGGAAGAAACACTGCTTTCCTTGACATATTTATAGAAAAAGATTTAGAACAAAGACTTATAACTGAAGCTGAAGCCCAAGAACTTATTGACCAACTAGTTATGAAGTTAAGATTAGTCAGACACTTAAGAACACCTGAGTACAATGATTTATTTGCTGGAGACCCTAACTGGATAACTGAATCTATTGGTGGTATAAGCTTAAATGGTGAATCTTTTGTTACAAAGACTTCTTATAGATTTTTACACACTTTAACTAATTTAGGACCTGCGCCAGAACCTAATATGACTATTTTATGGTCTGAAAGATTACCTGAAAACTTCAAAAAATATTGTGCAGAAATGTCAATAAAAACTGACTCTATACAATATGAAAATGATGACTTAATGAGAAACATTTATGGCGATGACTACGCTATAGCTTGCTGCGTATCTGCAATGCAAATTGGTAAGCAAATGCAGTTCTTCGGAGCTAGAGCTAATCTTGCAAAATCACTTTTATATGCTATAAACGGTGGTATTGATGAAAAAAAGAAAACTAAAACTGGTGATTTAATCAAAGTTATACCTGGTATAGCAAAAATGAATGATGAAGTTCTTGATTATAAAAAAGTAAAAGAAAGTTACTGGAAAGTTATTGAATATGTTGCTAAGCTTTATGTAAACACTATGAACACCATCCACTTCATGCATGACAAATATGCCTATGAAGCAGGACAAATGGCTCTTCACGATACAAGCTTCCACAGATTCATGGCCTTTGGTGTAGCTGGTTTATCTGTTGCTGCTGATTCATTAAGTGCTATTAAATACGCTAAAGTTAAGCCAATAAGAAACGAAGATGGAATCGCTGTTGATTTTGAAATCCAAGGAGATTTCCCTAAATACGGAAACGACGATGATAGAGCTGATGATTTTGCAGTAGAATTAATTAAAAAATTCTCATCAGAACTTAAGAAATATCCAACTTATAGAAATGCAGAACACACTTTATCAGCATTAACTATTACTTCAAATGTAGTATACGGTAAAAAGACTGGTTCAACACCTGATGGAAGAAAAGTTGGAGAGCCTTTAGCACCAGGAGCAAACCCAATGCACGGAAGAGATGAAAATGGTGCTCTTGCATCTTTAAACTCAGTATCAAAAATACCTTATAGAGAATGGTGTCAAGATGGTATATCTAATACTTTCTCAATAGTACCTGATGCTTTAGGAAAAGATGAAGATTCTAGAATAAATAACTTAGCTTCTTTACTCGATGGATATTTTGGTAGACACGCATTCCATTTAAATGTAAATGTCTTTAACAGAGAGACATTAATTGACGCTATGGAAAACCCTGATAAATATCCTACTCTTACAATAAGGGTTTCTGGATACGCTGTTCACTTTAACAGATTGACAAAAGAACAACAAAAAGAAGTTATAATGAGAACATTCCACGAACAAATTTAA
- the pflA gene encoding pyruvate formate-lyase-activating protein yields MITGKFHSMESMGLVDGPGIRTVVFLQGCALRCAYCHNPDTWNLSEGKEITPKELVDKLLRFKTYFVKSGGGVTFSGGDPLLQPDFLLETLKLCKQKGIDTAIDTAGHGFGEYDEILKYTDLVLLDVKHIEKDDYNKLTGQGNDKFLEFTKALNKSTAKVWIRHVVVPGITDSKEHILKLGEFIKNNIQKVEKIELLPYHTLGIDKYKKLGIEYKLKDLPPMDKNLCKELQKLIDPFANKN; encoded by the coding sequence ATGATTACAGGAAAATTTCATTCTATGGAAAGTATGGGACTTGTAGATGGTCCTGGAATTAGAACTGTTGTTTTTCTACAAGGCTGTGCACTTAGATGTGCTTATTGCCACAACCCAGATACATGGAATCTATCTGAAGGTAAAGAAATTACACCCAAAGAACTTGTAGATAAATTATTAAGATTTAAGACTTATTTTGTAAAATCTGGTGGAGGAGTCACTTTCTCTGGAGGAGACCCATTACTTCAACCTGATTTTCTACTTGAAACATTAAAACTTTGCAAACAAAAAGGTATTGATACAGCTATTGATACAGCTGGACACGGCTTTGGTGAATATGACGAAATTTTAAAATATACAGATTTAGTTTTATTAGATGTAAAGCATATAGAAAAAGATGACTATAATAAACTAACTGGCCAAGGAAACGATAAATTTTTGGAATTTACTAAAGCATTAAACAAAAGTACCGCAAAAGTTTGGATAAGACATGTTGTAGTTCCTGGCATAACAGATTCAAAAGAACACATACTAAAATTAGGTGAATTTATAAAAAATAATATTCAAAAGGTAGAAAAAATTGAGCTTCTTCCCTATCATACTCTAGGCATCGATAAGTATAAAAAATTAGGGATTGAATATAAACTAAAGGATCTTCCACCCATGGACAAAAATCTTTGTAAGGAGCTTCAAAAGCTTATAGATCCTTTTGCAAACAAAAATTAA
- a CDS encoding nucleotide sugar dehydrogenase, with product MNSLAQSLIEKIQNKTATVGVVGLGYVGLPLAVEKAKAGYKVIGFDVQDKKVELVNAGHNYIGDIIDEQLSELVKKGALKATTDFSFVKEVDCVAIAVPTPLDKFKQPDVSYIVSSTEDVSKYLHKGMLVVLESTTYPGTTEEIVKPILEKSGLKCGEDFFLAFSPERVDPGNKKFKTKNTPKVVGGCTEDCTKVAAMLYRNVLEGEIFEVSSPAVAEMEKILENTFRHINIGLANEMAILCKKMGIDIWEVIEAAKTKPYGFMPFYPGPGLGGHCIPLDPFYLTYKAREYDYHTRLIETAGEINDFMPEFVVDNAMRLLNEHKKSLNGSKVLLLGVAYKNDIDDMRESPALKVIEHLEKNGAKVVYNDPYIKSFKHGGKEYTSVNWEDAIKDADIVVITTAHSDYDYEKIVKEAALLYDTRNATKSVKNNRNKINKL from the coding sequence ATGAATTCATTAGCTCAAAGTTTAATTGAAAAAATACAAAATAAAACAGCTACAGTAGGAGTAGTAGGCCTTGGTTATGTTGGACTTCCTCTTGCAGTTGAAAAAGCAAAAGCTGGGTATAAAGTTATAGGATTTGATGTTCAAGATAAAAAAGTTGAACTTGTAAATGCTGGACATAATTATATTGGAGATATAATAGATGAGCAGCTCTCAGAGTTAGTTAAAAAAGGAGCACTTAAGGCAACCACTGATTTTTCATTTGTTAAAGAAGTTGACTGTGTAGCTATTGCAGTGCCAACACCCCTTGATAAATTTAAGCAGCCAGATGTTTCTTATATAGTAAGTTCAACTGAGGATGTTTCAAAATACTTACACAAGGGTATGCTTGTTGTATTAGAAAGTACTACTTATCCTGGTACTACTGAAGAAATAGTAAAGCCAATATTAGAAAAATCTGGACTTAAATGTGGAGAAGACTTCTTCTTGGCATTTTCACCAGAGAGAGTTGACCCAGGTAATAAAAAATTCAAAACTAAAAATACTCCAAAGGTAGTTGGAGGATGTACAGAAGATTGTACTAAAGTTGCTGCAATGCTTTATAGAAACGTATTAGAAGGAGAAATCTTTGAAGTATCATCACCAGCAGTAGCTGAAATGGAAAAAATATTAGAAAATACATTTAGACATATAAACATTGGTCTTGCTAATGAAATGGCTATTTTATGTAAAAAAATGGGCATAGACATATGGGAAGTAATAGAGGCAGCTAAAACTAAGCCTTACGGTTTTATGCCCTTTTATCCAGGCCCAGGACTTGGCGGACATTGTATTCCTTTAGATCCCTTCTATTTAACTTATAAGGCTAGAGAGTATGATTATCATACAAGGCTTATAGAAACAGCTGGAGAAATAAATGATTTTATGCCAGAGTTTGTAGTGGATAACGCTATGAGATTATTAAACGAACATAAAAAATCATTAAATGGTTCAAAAGTTCTTTTGTTAGGTGTTGCATATAAAAATGATATTGATGATATGAGAGAATCCCCAGCTTTAAAAGTTATTGAACATTTAGAGAAAAATGGAGCAAAAGTAGTATACAATGATCCATATATTAAAAGTTTTAAACATGGGGGAAAAGAATATACTTCAGTAAATTGGGAAGATGCTATTAAAGATGCAGATATTGTAGTAATAACTACAGCTCATAGCGATTATGATTATGAAAAAATTGTAAAAGAAGCTGCACTTTTATATGATACAAGAAATGCTACAAAATCAGTAAAAAACAATAGAAACAAAATAAATAAATTATAA
- a CDS encoding DegT/DnrJ/EryC1/StrS family aminotransferase translates to MKNISFSPPDITQNEIDLVVEVLKSGWITTGPKTYEFEDKIADFCQCKNAVTVSSATAGMELILKVFDIKEGDEIISTPYTYTATSSVALHRGIKPIYVDVKKDSFLIDEEKLIKAVTPKTKAIITVDVAGVPVDYDKIRKMLKDIGREDILFISDSAHAFGAKYKGKRVGSQADFHVFSFHAVKNLTTAEGGAITFDNDFGKEDLKKELKITSIHGQSKDALSKMKAGAWKYDIITDGFKCNMTDINAAIGLGQLSRYDKMLERREKIVEIYSNALKDKDWAIIPFQKDDSRETSYHLYLLRIKDFTEEMRNAAIQDMAEKGIATNVHYMPLPLLTVYKKLGYEMKDYPNAFNQYVNEISLPVYSTLELEDAKYLVEELIKTIEKIK, encoded by the coding sequence ATGAAAAATATATCTTTTTCACCACCAGATATAACTCAAAATGAAATAGATTTAGTAGTTGAAGTTTTAAAATCAGGTTGGATTACTACAGGACCAAAAACTTATGAATTCGAAGATAAAATAGCAGATTTTTGTCAGTGCAAAAATGCAGTTACAGTTTCAAGCGCTACAGCTGGTATGGAACTTATACTAAAGGTTTTTGATATTAAAGAGGGGGATGAAATAATATCCACACCTTATACTTACACTGCAACTTCTAGTGTTGCACTGCATAGAGGTATAAAACCAATTTATGTAGATGTAAAAAAAGATAGTTTCTTAATAGATGAAGAAAAACTAATAAAGGCAGTTACACCTAAAACAAAGGCTATAATAACAGTAGATGTAGCTGGCGTTCCAGTTGATTATGATAAAATAAGAAAAATGCTAAAAGACATTGGAAGAGAGGATATTTTATTTATCTCTGATTCAGCTCATGCCTTTGGAGCTAAATATAAAGGAAAAAGAGTGGGATCTCAAGCAGATTTTCATGTATTTTCCTTTCATGCAGTTAAAAATTTAACTACAGCTGAAGGTGGAGCTATTACTTTTGATAATGACTTTGGAAAAGAAGATTTGAAAAAAGAATTAAAAATAACATCTATTCATGGTCAGTCTAAAGATGCCTTGTCAAAAATGAAAGCTGGAGCTTGGAAATACGACATAATAACTGATGGATTCAAATGTAATATGACTGATATAAATGCGGCTATAGGTCTTGGACAGTTAAGTAGATATGATAAGATGCTTGAAAGAAGAGAAAAAATAGTTGAGATATATAGTAATGCTCTTAAAGATAAGGATTGGGCTATAATTCCATTTCAAAAGGATGATAGTAGAGAAACATCCTATCATTTATATTTGCTAAGAATTAAAGATTTTACAGAGGAAATGAGAAATGCTGCAATTCAAGACATGGCAGAAAAAGGTATAGCTACAAATGTACATTATATGCCATTGCCACTTTTAACTGTTTATAAAAAATTAGGATACGAAATGAAGGATTATCCAAATGCATTTAATCAATATGTAAATGAAATTTCTCTTCCAGTTTATTCAACACTAGAACTAGAAGATGCTAAGTATTTAGTAGAAGAGTTAATAAAAACTATAGAGAAAATAAAGTAG
- the clpP gene encoding ATP-dependent Clp endopeptidase proteolytic subunit ClpP: MSLVPMVVEQTGRGERSYDIYSRLLKDRIVFLGEEVNDASASLVVAQLLFLEAEDPDKDIFLYINSPGGSITAGMAIYDTMQYIKPDVSTICIGMAASMGSFLLTAGAKGKRFALPNSEIMIHQPLGGFQGQATDIGIHAKRILQIKDKLNSILSERTGQPIEKIKQDVERDYFMSAEEAKEYGLIDEVIVKNKR, encoded by the coding sequence ATGAGTTTAGTTCCTATGGTAGTAGAACAAACAGGAAGAGGAGAAAGATCTTACGATATTTATTCTAGGTTATTAAAAGATAGAATAGTATTTTTAGGAGAAGAAGTAAATGATGCTAGTGCAAGTTTAGTTGTTGCTCAGCTACTATTTTTAGAGGCAGAAGATCCAGACAAAGATATATTTCTATACATAAATAGTCCAGGTGGATCTATTACAGCAGGAATGGCTATTTATGATACGATGCAGTATATAAAACCTGATGTTAGCACTATATGTATAGGTATGGCAGCCTCAATGGGATCTTTTTTACTTACAGCTGGAGCTAAGGGAAAAAGATTTGCTCTTCCAAACAGTGAAATAATGATACATCAGCCACTTGGAGGTTTTCAAGGTCAGGCTACAGATATAGGTATACATGCTAAGAGAATACTTCAGATTAAAGATAAGTTGAATTCTATTCTTAGCGAAAGAACTGGTCAGCCTATTGAAAAGATTAAACAAGATGTGGAGAGAGATTATTTTATGTCAGCAGAAGAAGCTAAAGAATATGGTTTAATTGATGAGGTTATTGTAAAGAATAAAAGGTAG
- a CDS encoding SIR2 family protein — translation MKNKDNIYILGAGFNQCIKGCGGVNPPLSKNFFSTILKSSRYLDEDYAYKFDSVFRYINKYWKIDLNRLKEDYLDVEECFTFLQLQIIEAIENKDKEVVYNLLKINNLLKIMFIEFLYGFQDYIKYSDTMKEFGKFVYNEKATVITFNYDCNLEKAIKCSTGVCVETPLIYDVFFNKTGNLNRLKNTKSEIDFRILKMHGSLNWFKKIYKENNFQDQLGFKEEVILSSEEWWIKYLDSSKEKYLLDPIIIPPVLYKNYNQKPIKEIWNSSRKKLTECKNLVIIGYSLSFTDFACKKLLLEAFKENKLNKLVVVNPNGNLLLDFKKATHYNMPITVCSNLEEFIENKDSVLG, via the coding sequence ATGAAAAATAAAGATAATATTTATATACTAGGTGCTGGATTTAATCAATGTATAAAGGGATGTGGTGGAGTTAATCCGCCTCTTTCTAAAAACTTCTTTAGCACTATATTAAAAAGCTCTAGATATTTAGATGAAGATTATGCTTATAAGTTTGATTCTGTTTTTAGATATATAAATAAATATTGGAAGATTGATTTAAATAGACTAAAAGAGGATTATTTAGATGTAGAAGAGTGTTTTACCTTTTTGCAGCTTCAAATTATTGAAGCTATAGAAAATAAAGATAAAGAAGTGGTTTATAATTTATTAAAAATTAATAATTTATTAAAGATAATGTTTATAGAATTTTTGTACGGATTTCAAGATTATATAAAATACTCTGATACAATGAAGGAATTTGGAAAGTTTGTTTATAATGAGAAGGCAACTGTAATTACATTTAATTATGACTGTAATTTAGAAAAGGCCATTAAGTGTTCTACTGGAGTTTGCGTAGAAACACCTTTGATTTATGATGTGTTTTTTAATAAGACAGGAAACTTAAATAGGTTAAAAAATACAAAATCAGAAATAGATTTTAGAATATTAAAAATGCATGGTTCTTTAAATTGGTTTAAGAAAATATACAAGGAAAACAATTTTCAAGATCAGTTGGGATTTAAGGAAGAGGTGATATTATCTAGTGAAGAATGGTGGATAAAATATCTAGATTCCTCTAAAGAAAAATATCTTTTGGATCCTATTATAATTCCCCCAGTTCTTTATAAAAATTATAATCAAAAACCTATAAAGGAAATATGGAATAGTTCAAGAAAAAAATTAACCGAATGTAAAAACCTGGTTATAATTGGGTATTCTCTTTCCTTCACGGACTTTGCTTGTAAAAAACTCCTTTTAGAAGCTTTTAAGGAAAACAAGCTTAATAAGTTAGTGGTTGTAAATCCTAATGGGAATTTGCTCTTGGATTTTAAAAAGGCAACTCATTACAATATGCCTATAACAGTTTGTAGCAACTTGGAGGAATTTATTGAAAATAAAGATAGTGTTTTAGGTTAG
- a CDS encoding winged helix-turn-helix domain-containing protein: protein MKPINEREIIGKVNALYRRLNSGYENALSLNDGKLKIYHEKRKVVLENKEINLTPNEFDILSILALNRGKAFSREELISKIFGHDYEGFDRVIDVHIKNLRKKIEEDSKKPRYIKTINRVGYKFEESEY from the coding sequence TTGAAGCCAATTAATGAAAGAGAGATTATAGGGAAAGTAAATGCCTTGTATAGAAGATTAAATTCAGGCTATGAAAATGCTTTGAGTTTGAATGATGGTAAATTAAAAATTTATCATGAAAAGAGGAAGGTAGTACTAGAGAATAAAGAAATAAATCTTACACCAAATGAATTTGATATATTATCTATATTAGCTTTAAACAGGGGTAAAGCTTTTTCAAGAGAAGAACTCATAAGTAAAATATTTGGACATGATTATGAAGGTTTTGACAGGGTTATTGATGTTCATATAAAAAACTTAAGGAAAAAAATAGAAGAGGATAGTAAAAAACCAAGATATATTAAAACTATAAACAGAGTTGGCTATAAATTTGAGGAAAGTGAATATTAA